From one Rhodamnia argentea isolate NSW1041297 chromosome 1, ASM2092103v1, whole genome shotgun sequence genomic stretch:
- the LOC115753269 gene encoding heat stress transcription factor A-5 — MDAVPPAGGGGGGPAPFLLKTYEMVDDAGTDEIVGWSPNKASFIVWNPPEFARLLLPTYFKHNNFSSFIRQLNTYGFRKIDPERWEFANEEFVKDKKHLLKNIHRRKPIHSHSQPQGSIVDPERAAYEEELDKLNHDKSALEAKIVRLKQQQSIGKLHMDELIQRVGGMEQRQEDLLGFLGKALQNPNFIEHLTRKIESLDLSAYNKKRRLPQTDHGRPVAENSVDTHSSSRPELGNIFPQDFSNKLRLELSPAVSDINIVSNSTQSSHEDGGSPQRITSESDPKDAPMRTESLLCAPEALELSDTGTSFTLKMDSSVQRKPPVDESPRMHSLPMNLTPEEGDNNVSCLLNLTLASSQLQVDHSQQFNHSNVLGPEISKSPDARSNASTTESGFGVLQKNRNSDEERTNSSSLPEARNNNQTTAPALGRVNDVFWEQFLTERPGSSETEEASSSYRENSYNVHDDRKPGPGMSRNSKSMERLTL; from the exons ATGGACGCAGTGCCACCGGCCGGCGGCGGGGGAGGAGGCCCGGCGCCGTTCCTGCTGAAGACTTACGAGATGGTGGACGACGCGGGGACGGACGAGATTGTGGGCTGGAGCCCCAACAAGGCGAGCTTCATCGTGTGGAACCCCCCCGAGTTCGCTCGCCTCTTGCTTCCCACCTATTTCAAGCACAACAACTTCTCCAGCTTCATCAGGCAGCTTAACACCTAT GGATTCCGAAAAATTGATCCTGAGCGATGGGAATTTGCTAATGAAGAGTTTGTGAAGGACAAAAAACATCTTCTCAAAAACATCCACCGCAGAAAGCCCATCCATAGCCATAGTCAACCTCAAGGTTCGATAGTGGACCCTGAAAGAGCAGCATATGAAGAAGAACTAGACAAGCTCAACCATGATAAAAGTGCCCTTGAAGCAAAGATTGTGAGGCTCAAGCAGCAGCAGTCTATTGGGAAGCTTCATATGGATGAACTTATCCAGCGAGTGGGAGGAATGGAACAGAGGCAGGAGGATTTGCTTGGATTCCTGGGAAAAGCTCTCCAGAATCCTAATTTCATCGAACATTTGACTCGGAAAATTGAGTCTCTGGATCTATCAGCATATAATAAAAAGAGAAGGCTTCCCCAAACTGATCATGGAAGGCCAGTGGCAGAGAACAGTGTGGATACTCATAGTAGCTCAAGACCGGAGCTTGGAAATATTTTCCCGcaagatttttcaaataagcTGAGACTCGAGCTGTCACCTGCAGTTTCGGATATTAATATCGTTTCCAATAGCACACAGAGTTCACACGAAGATGGGGGAAGCCCGCAGAGAATTACATCAGAAAGTGACCCAAAAGATGCTCCAATGAGAACTGAGAGCCTTTTATGTGCACCTGAAGCATTAGAGCTTTCAGATACGGGGACTTCCTTCACGCTCAAGATGGATTCATCTGTGCAAAGGAAACCGCCAGTAGATGAAAGCCCAAGGATGCATTCATTGCCCATGAATCTAACTCCTGAAGAGGGAGATAACAATGTTTCATGCCTACTAAATCTAACTCTTGCATCTTCTCAGTTGCAAGTTGACCACAGTCAACAATTTAATCATTCGAATGTGTTAGGTCCAGAAATTAGCAAGTCTCCAGATGCGAGATCTAATGCCAGTACCACAGAATCTGGTTTTGGGGTTCTCCAGAAGAATAGGAATTCGGACGAAGAGCGTACAAATTCCTCCTCGTTGCCTGAGGCTCGAAACAACAATCAAACTACAGCTCCTGCTTTGGGTAGAGTAAACGATGTGTTTTGGGAGCAGTTTTTGACGGAAAGACCCGGATCTTCAGAGACTGAGGAGGCTAGTTCTAGTTACAGGGAAAACTCGTACAATGTGCATGATGATCGAAAACCAGGCCCTGGAATGTCCAGAAATTCTAAAAGCATGGAGCGGCTCACGCTGTGA
- the LOC115753273 gene encoding protein RALF-like 24, which translates to MLRINSILSPRATTLSLALLLLFLLHTHLAICSAMPVLGAHAMKSGEIDAALKRACSRSIGDCLSEAETVDLEAEASRRVLLAPQKKYISYETLRRDMVPCTTAGASYYNCHSGTANPYNRGCAVITWCARNIRDIKT; encoded by the coding sequence ATGCTTCGGATCAACTCCATCCTCAGCCCGAGAGCCACCACCTTGTCCCTAGCCctcctccttctcttcctcctccacacCCACCTCGCCATTTGCAGTGCAATGCCAGTCCTGGGCGCTCACGCCATGAAAAGCGGCGAGATCGACGCAGCGCTGAAGCGGGCGTGCTCGCGGAGCATCGGGGACTGCTTGTCCGAGGCGGAGACGGTGGACTTGGAGGCCGAGGCCAGCCGGCGGGTGCTGCTGGCGCCGCAGAAGAAGTACATCAGCTACGAGACGCTGAGGCGGGACATGGTCCCCTGCACGACGGCCGGAGCGTCGTACTACAACTGCCACTCCGGGACGGCGAACCCGTACAACAGAGGCTGCGCGGTCATAACCTGGTGCGCGAGAAACATTAGGGACATCAAGACTTGA